One window of the bacterium genome contains the following:
- a CDS encoding YjgP/YjgQ family permease — translation MPTLWRYTAVRFLTAFAGSLVILALVLLVVDMLLNLGDVIEAESGFLGAIGLLLQRTTATYLPYLIPVSTFTAVLFSVGQAARHREIVAAKAGGVSPLRALLPIFAISAGIALFSFILNETVTLRAASAMNASTGSSVGEVTLRSGSIWYHTGKMIYNIRDPRPEGQTVLDVRVFERDEAGRLVRLIHAREAERLAPHEWRFVGATIRSFDPVDAKNPPIVERAEEIVLELGEDRTPHLQQAELVVLPLATLAEYVSDVLSEGGNAGRARSLLHSRLTIPFLVLLFALLAVPLALSVEQTRSLAMPALQGVGLLFIFLLLREYSASFGARGELSAALAPWITLLVFFALGGWRLSRVHQ, via the coding sequence ATGCCTACCCTCTGGCGCTATACCGCTGTCCGCTTCCTCACGGCCTTTGCCGGATCACTCGTGATTCTGGCGCTCGTTCTGCTGGTCGTCGACATGTTGCTGAATCTCGGCGATGTGATCGAGGCCGAGAGCGGCTTTCTGGGCGCGATCGGATTGCTCCTCCAGCGCACCACAGCCACCTACCTCCCCTACCTGATCCCGGTCTCGACGTTCACCGCGGTCCTGTTCTCCGTAGGTCAGGCAGCTCGCCACCGCGAGATCGTCGCCGCGAAGGCGGGAGGCGTCTCTCCCCTTCGGGCCCTCCTGCCCATCTTCGCGATCTCGGCAGGCATCGCCCTGTTTTCTTTCATCCTGAACGAGACCGTCACCCTTCGAGCCGCCAGCGCCATGAATGCGAGTACCGGATCCTCGGTCGGCGAGGTCACCTTGAGATCCGGCTCGATCTGGTATCACACGGGCAAGATGATCTACAACATCCGAGACCCGCGCCCTGAAGGCCAGACGGTCCTCGACGTGCGGGTCTTCGAACGAGACGAGGCCGGCCGCCTCGTCCGGCTCATCCACGCCCGCGAAGCGGAGCGCCTGGCGCCCCATGAATGGCGTTTCGTCGGAGCCACGATTCGGAGCTTCGACCCGGTCGATGCCAAGAATCCGCCGATCGTCGAACGGGCCGAGGAGATCGTCCTCGAACTGGGAGAAGACCGGACACCCCACCTCCAACAGGCCGAGCTCGTGGTCTTGCCCCTCGCCACGCTCGCGGAGTACGTGAGCGACGTTCTCAGCGAGGGCGGCAACGCGGGACGCGCACGATCGCTCCTTCACAGCCGGCTTACGATTCCATTCCTGGTGCTCCTGTTCGCCCTCCTCGCCGTGCCGCTTGCTCTCTCCGTGGAGCAGACCCGGAGCCTTGCCATGCCTGCCCTCCAGGGCGTGGGCCTGCTCTTCATCTTCCTGCTGCTGCGAGAATACAGCGCAAGCTTCGGAGCCCGCGGAGAGCTCTCCGCCGCCCTCGCGCCCTGGATCACCCTGCTCGTCTTCTTCGCCCTCGGAGGCTGGCGCCTCTCCCGCGTCCACCAATAG
- a CDS encoding bifunctional riboflavin kinase/FAD synthetase, whose translation MRVVRGSENVGDPLVGSALTVGNFDGLHLGHRAIMDTVIDRAGSLGGPAVVYTFEPHPRKVLRPDQAPRLLTTLEQKLELLEAQGVDVVIVEPFTLEFARLPAERFVRGILHERIGPREVYVGYDFHYGRDREGSMRTLTELGPRLGFAVTIIPEVTVRDLDVNSTRIRGLLEEGKVEDAALLLDRPYAARGRVVEGDRRGRSIGFPTLNLDPESEILPASGVYAGHVSFLDGGEPAAGKVYPAVVNVGRRPTFKDDDPVLAEAHVLDFDTDVYGRRIDLSFEHFLRGEEKFPDVDALRAQIGRDAEAARERLGRE comes from the coding sequence TTGCGGGTGGTTCGAGGCAGTGAGAACGTTGGAGATCCGCTCGTTGGCTCAGCGCTGACGGTCGGCAATTTCGATGGTCTCCACCTGGGGCACCGGGCGATCATGGATACGGTGATCGACCGGGCCGGGAGTCTTGGCGGCCCGGCCGTCGTCTACACCTTCGAACCCCATCCGCGAAAGGTCCTCCGCCCGGATCAGGCGCCGAGGCTGCTCACGACGTTGGAGCAGAAGCTCGAGCTGCTCGAGGCCCAGGGCGTCGATGTGGTGATCGTCGAGCCCTTCACCCTGGAGTTCGCCCGGCTCCCCGCAGAGCGTTTCGTGCGGGGAATCCTCCATGAGCGCATCGGGCCCCGGGAGGTCTACGTCGGCTATGACTTCCACTACGGTCGCGACCGCGAAGGGTCGATGCGGACCCTCACCGAATTGGGCCCGCGCCTGGGCTTCGCGGTGACGATCATTCCCGAGGTCACGGTGAGAGACCTGGATGTCAATTCAACCCGGATTCGTGGGTTGTTGGAGGAGGGAAAGGTGGAGGACGCGGCTCTCCTGCTCGATCGGCCCTACGCTGCGCGCGGCCGCGTGGTGGAGGGCGACCGGCGTGGCCGGAGCATCGGGTTTCCAACCCTGAACCTGGATCCTGAGAGCGAGATCCTGCCCGCATCCGGCGTGTATGCGGGCCACGTGTCCTTTCTGGATGGGGGAGAGCCAGCAGCCGGGAAGGTCTATCCCGCGGTCGTGAACGTCGGGCGTCGCCCGACGTTCAAGGACGACGATCCGGTGCTGGCAGAAGCCCACGTGCTCGATTTCGACACCGACGTCTACGGTCGTCGCATCGACCTGAGCTTCGAGCACTTTCTACGCGGTGAAGAGAAGTTCCCGGATGTGGACGCTCTGAGGGCACAGATCGGCCGCGACGCGGAGGCGGCGCGGGAGCGCCTGGGCAGGGAATGA